One genomic window of Fibrobacter sp. UBA4297 includes the following:
- the sppA gene encoding signal peptide peptidase SppA: MRKFFISLFAMAMPALAYLPGESRFVSLEGAHGVFGNPAGLSALDSKGAFTSYQFDDGITEFRVGGNLDRIGAGFEYRFNGEGMDESRWNLTHGFPLFDRSAFLGGRITAFRSADFKGTEWTYSPGVLIRPFSMLSLGYSCDNLLYLGPTSMERVHNAGATIRMGNVLSASYDVENWKEHRLLLELSLYGYRFGFKMPLYGDDDEYTLTLSASFGGYVDASLKVFDDFLPKGGSIGFHAARNPRASRSAQIVRVPLNMDVTEVEKKMLFFGSSSIGLMKVRNLFEHLLRDPSAGLVVLDFSGYSGNLAISEEINRYVKKLKARGGLVVAYMDDVRPAVLMAAANVDRIVVEPSAYFTWLGLGGGITFYKGLLDKLGIKVEFLRHGAYKSAVEPYTADSMSVNARENIETLYKDIWELIRMRVAARMKIKSYNVNVEALDELAQKPVITALGAKKVGLADTLLYIDQVPAYALKTFFDIDAPYAGFRTWAPSNTKIFDERWNHRTKVALLNINGTIDSRMEEAVLDNLRRLPGMGVKALLVRISSPGGSAIASDKIWGALKNLKRFDIPIVASIGSSGTSGAYYIACGADKIIAEPFAIVGSIGIYGGKIDASGLMQKVGLRNEPVKTNDYSDARSFARPWTDTEKAALQEYMDDFYNRFTGVVSQATGIDQAVVDSVYGGGRVMVGWKAKEAGLVHSLGGFDDALDEVRKLADIPKSTEIELMQLNTEDSFVVPFMNTKSFGEFIRDMERTQFWAIEPTLVNGY, encoded by the coding sequence ATGAGAAAATTTTTTATATCGTTATTTGCTATGGCCATGCCGGCGCTTGCCTACCTTCCCGGCGAATCGCGCTTTGTGTCGCTCGAAGGGGCGCATGGTGTTTTCGGGAACCCGGCGGGGCTCTCGGCTTTGGATTCCAAGGGGGCGTTTACCTCGTACCAGTTTGACGACGGCATTACGGAATTCCGCGTGGGCGGTAACTTGGACCGTATAGGCGCGGGTTTCGAGTACCGTTTTAATGGCGAGGGCATGGACGAATCGCGTTGGAACTTGACGCATGGTTTTCCGCTTTTTGACCGTAGCGCGTTCTTGGGTGGACGTATTACGGCGTTCCGCAGTGCGGATTTCAAGGGAACGGAATGGACGTATTCGCCCGGTGTTTTGATTCGTCCGTTCAGCATGCTTTCGCTTGGCTACTCTTGTGATAACTTGCTGTACCTTGGGCCAACTTCGATGGAGCGCGTTCACAATGCGGGCGCAACAATTCGCATGGGAAATGTCCTAAGTGCAAGCTACGATGTCGAAAACTGGAAGGAACACCGATTGCTTCTGGAGCTTTCGCTTTATGGTTACCGCTTTGGTTTCAAGATGCCGCTTTATGGTGATGATGACGAATACACGCTTACGCTCTCGGCATCGTTTGGTGGCTATGTCGATGCATCGCTGAAGGTTTTCGATGACTTTTTGCCGAAGGGCGGTAGTATCGGTTTCCATGCGGCGCGTAACCCGCGGGCATCCCGTTCGGCGCAGATTGTGCGTGTCCCGCTCAATATGGATGTGACCGAAGTCGAGAAGAAAATGTTGTTCTTTGGGTCTTCTTCAATTGGTCTCATGAAGGTGCGCAATTTGTTTGAACATCTGTTGCGTGACCCTTCGGCGGGGCTTGTGGTGCTTGATTTTTCGGGCTATAGCGGCAACTTGGCGATATCCGAAGAAATCAACCGTTACGTAAAAAAACTCAAGGCGCGAGGCGGCCTTGTGGTTGCCTACATGGATGACGTGCGTCCGGCAGTGCTTATGGCGGCTGCAAATGTGGACCGCATTGTCGTGGAGCCTTCGGCATATTTTACATGGTTAGGACTTGGTGGCGGAATTACGTTTTACAAGGGGCTTTTGGATAAATTAGGTATCAAGGTCGAGTTTTTACGCCATGGTGCGTACAAGTCGGCAGTGGAACCGTACACGGCTGATTCCATGTCGGTGAATGCCCGCGAAAACATTGAGACACTTTATAAGGATATTTGGGAACTTATTCGCATGCGCGTTGCTGCCCGCATGAAAATAAAATCGTACAATGTAAATGTCGAAGCTCTTGACGAACTCGCGCAAAAGCCCGTGATTACAGCGCTTGGTGCCAAGAAGGTGGGCCTCGCTGATACATTGCTTTACATTGATCAGGTTCCTGCGTATGCGCTAAAGACATTCTTCGATATCGATGCTCCTTATGCGGGCTTTAGGACTTGGGCCCCGTCGAATACCAAAATTTTTGACGAACGTTGGAATCACCGCACAAAAGTGGCTTTGTTGAACATCAACGGCACGATTGATTCCCGCATGGAAGAGGCTGTGCTTGATAATTTGCGCAGGTTGCCAGGCATGGGTGTGAAGGCTTTGCTTGTGCGGATTTCTTCGCCGGGCGGTAGCGCAATTGCGTCCGATAAAATCTGGGGTGCGCTTAAGAACTTGAAACGTTTTGATATTCCCATTGTTGCAAGTATCGGAAGTTCTGGAACGTCGGGTGCTTATTACATTGCGTGTGGTGCAGACAAGATTATTGCAGAACCTTTTGCCATTGTTGGAAGTATTGGAATTTATGGCGGTAAGATTGATGCCTCGGGCTTGATGCAAAAAGTCGGGTTGCGCAATGAACCGGTGAAGACAAATGATTATTCGGATGCTCGCTCGTTTGCTCGCCCGTGGACGGATACTGAAAAAGCGGCGCTCCAGGAATACATGGACGACTTCTACAATCGCTTTACGGGAGTTGTTTCGCAGGCAACTGGAATTGACCAAGCTGTGGTCGATTCCGTGTATGGTGGCGGTCGTGTGATGGTCGGCTGGAAGGCGAAAGAGGCCGGACTTGTGCATAGCTTGGGTGGGTTTGACGACGCTCTTGATGAAGTCCGCAAGCTTGCCGATATCCCGAAATCTACGGAAATTGAATTGATGCAACTGAATACGGAAGATTCTTTTGTGGTGCCGTTTATGAATACGAAATCGTTTGGCGAATTTATTCGTGACATGGAACGCACCCAGTTCTGGGCGATAGAGCCGACTTTAGTCAATGGTTATTAG
- the rpsI gene encoding 30S ribosomal protein S9, which translates to MATAKNKKIYRGTGRRKNAIAAVILKPGSGKRTINGRDFKDYFHSEVQDMIANLPFAILGNAEEWDVEVTARGGGIAGQMGAVRLGISRALVANDAEVKPALKKEGLMTRDARAVERKKFGRKKARKHFQFSKR; encoded by the coding sequence ATGGCTACAGCAAAGAATAAGAAGATCTACCGCGGCACCGGCCGTCGCAAGAACGCCATCGCCGCTGTGATTCTGAAGCCGGGTTCCGGCAAGCGCACTATCAATGGTCGTGATTTCAAGGATTACTTCCACTCTGAAGTGCAGGACATGATTGCAAATCTTCCGTTCGCCATCCTTGGCAACGCTGAAGAATGGGACGTCGAAGTTACCGCTCGTGGCGGTGGCATCGCTGGCCAGATGGGCGCTGTCCGTCTCGGCATCTCCCGCGCACTCGTTGCTAACGATGCAGAAGTGAAGCCGGCCCTCAAGAAGGAAGGCCTCATGACTCGTGACGCACGTGCCGTTGAACGTAAGAAGTTCGGCCGCAAGAAGGCTCGTAAGCACTTCCAGTTCAGCAAGCGCTAA
- a CDS encoding lipopolysaccharide biosynthesis protein has protein sequence MPLSAKASLFFLAANIFQKAIMVVFTPVFTRIMTTEEFAQYAVFQSWETIFTVFVTLNISSYATAKALVEFKDKQDDFISSAEFLTILLVLFFLGIFLIVKSFIGEINAFPTWVSILLFVDMASVAFFSFWSQSERFNQRYKALTLVSIATGMLSPIIAFFLIVFSKDIGLYKGWARVIGLVLTNGIAAIFILYWSVKKSKTFFVLKYWKYCIQYCLPLIPHFLSMAFLLKVGQLFVDRYCGGNMSGIYALANSLALLMMVFNDALTKTLVPWTYQKMAIKSYNEIKKPITIALIIIAILDIAMALVAPELVRIFANSAYYDAIYAIPPLVAVCFFGFLYNTFANIEYYFKETKYVSFASVCAGVVILTANFLLVPKFGYIAAAYSTWFSYVIYAIMHYVFMQLTIKKHIDGIKIYDDSFILKVSLIFSAIIACIPILYKYTEIRWSIIGFVIVFAIVMRKTIIKTACILKKEKT, from the coding sequence ATGCCTTTATCTGCAAAGGCGTCTCTATTTTTTTTAGCGGCAAATATATTTCAAAAAGCAATCATGGTTGTCTTTACTCCTGTTTTTACAAGAATCATGACAACCGAGGAATTTGCCCAGTATGCTGTATTCCAGTCATGGGAAACCATATTTACTGTATTCGTAACATTAAATATTTCCAGCTATGCAACAGCAAAAGCTTTAGTCGAATTCAAAGATAAACAAGATGATTTTATTTCTAGTGCCGAATTTTTGACGATACTATTGGTGCTGTTTTTTCTGGGGATTTTCCTTATTGTAAAATCTTTTATTGGAGAAATAAATGCATTCCCTACGTGGGTTTCAATTCTGTTATTTGTCGATATGGCTTCTGTTGCTTTTTTTTCATTTTGGTCTCAGTCAGAGCGATTTAACCAAAGATACAAGGCCTTGACGCTTGTCTCCATAGCGACAGGTATGCTATCCCCTATAATAGCGTTCTTTTTAATTGTATTCTCCAAGGACATTGGACTGTATAAGGGATGGGCCCGAGTTATAGGGCTTGTCTTAACAAACGGAATTGCAGCCATATTTATTTTATATTGGAGCGTAAAAAAAAGCAAAACATTCTTTGTCCTAAAATATTGGAAGTATTGCATTCAATATTGCCTACCTCTTATTCCCCATTTCCTATCTATGGCATTTCTATTGAAAGTCGGACAATTGTTTGTTGATAGGTATTGCGGTGGCAATATGTCAGGCATTTATGCTTTAGCAAACAGCTTGGCTCTTTTAATGATGGTCTTTAACGACGCGTTGACCAAAACCCTGGTTCCTTGGACATATCAGAAAATGGCAATTAAGAGCTACAATGAAATTAAAAAGCCCATAACCATAGCCCTTATTATAATTGCGATCCTAGATATAGCAATGGCTCTAGTAGCCCCAGAACTAGTTCGTATATTTGCCAACTCTGCATATTATGACGCCATATACGCCATACCGCCTTTGGTTGCTGTTTGTTTTTTTGGTTTTTTATACAACACATTTGCGAATATCGAATATTATTTCAAAGAAACCAAGTATGTATCTTTTGCTAGCGTTTGTGCAGGGGTCGTAATACTTACAGCAAACTTCCTACTTGTTCCTAAATTTGGATATATCGCAGCAGCATACTCCACATGGTTTAGCTATGTCATATATGCAATCATGCACTATGTATTTATGCAGCTGACCATAAAGAAACATATAGACGGGATAAAAATTTATGATGACAGTTTCATCTTAAAAGTGTCTTTGATTTTTTCCGCAATAATAGCTTGTATCCCAATTCTTTACAAGTATACAGAAATCAGATGGTCTATTATCGGTTTCGTCATTGTATTTGCTATTGTCATGCGAAAAACTATTATAAAAACAGCCTGCATCCTTAAAAAAGAAAAAACATGA
- a CDS encoding hemolysin family protein — MFEIALTVFCCLAASAFCSVTEASFYSVPPSTVEVLERQKKFTARYLKHVKDNIDRYIASVLVVNTVANTVGASLATALAVKRLSPSAAMLLPVILTILILLFGEITPKTLGVKQAKVCAPLVAVPFYYITKILSWTGIIWLCLSLTKHWTHEDKEKKDVSIEDINSLVSLGLREDVIDRQQALVIKNILSLKSLPVRRVMTPRQVVFTLPADSTIGETLDERGNWPFSRVPLYDGKKDNWIGIVLRRDAYNLLAEGKRDVKLRQLMRPMQLVPDSLMTDKLLLRFLKQRGHMVGVVDEFGAIAGIASLEDVLEEILGREIVDEFDVAVNLQETARRKSKALASMRKEKSRQ, encoded by the coding sequence ATGTTTGAAATTGCTTTAACTGTTTTTTGTTGTCTAGCCGCTTCGGCGTTCTGCTCTGTGACCGAAGCCTCGTTCTATAGCGTCCCGCCTTCAACGGTGGAAGTCCTGGAGCGCCAAAAGAAATTTACTGCACGTTACCTGAAGCACGTGAAGGATAATATCGACCGTTACATAGCCTCGGTGCTTGTTGTGAACACGGTTGCGAATACTGTGGGCGCGTCCTTGGCGACGGCCTTGGCGGTAAAGCGCTTGTCGCCTTCGGCGGCGATGCTCTTGCCGGTGATACTCACGATTCTCATTTTGCTTTTTGGCGAAATCACTCCCAAGACGCTCGGCGTCAAACAGGCGAAAGTCTGTGCGCCGCTCGTGGCTGTGCCGTTTTACTACATCACGAAAATCCTCAGCTGGACGGGGATCATCTGGCTTTGCCTCTCGCTTACCAAGCACTGGACGCACGAAGACAAAGAAAAGAAGGACGTGAGCATCGAGGACATCAACAGCCTTGTGAGTCTCGGGCTTCGCGAAGATGTGATTGACCGCCAGCAGGCTCTTGTCATCAAGAATATTCTTTCGCTCAAGTCGCTCCCGGTGCGCCGTGTGATGACTCCGCGGCAGGTTGTGTTTACGCTCCCCGCCGACAGTACGATAGGCGAGACTCTTGACGAGCGCGGAAACTGGCCGTTTTCGCGTGTGCCGCTTTACGATGGTAAAAAGGACAACTGGATTGGGATTGTGCTTCGCCGCGATGCGTACAATCTTTTAGCCGAAGGCAAACGCGATGTGAAACTGCGCCAGCTCATGCGCCCGATGCAGCTCGTGCCCGACAGCCTCATGACGGACAAACTTTTACTCCGATTTCTCAAGCAGCGCGGCCACATGGTGGGTGTTGTGGATGAATTCGGTGCCATTGCCGGCATCGCGAGCCTCGAAGACGTTCTCGAAGAAATCCTCGGCCGTGAAATCGTCGATGAATTTGACGTTGCTGTAAACCTCCAGGAAACCGCCCGCCGCAAGTCCAAGGCACTCGCTTCCATGCGCAAAGAAAAAAGTAGACAGTAG
- a CDS encoding polysaccharide biosynthesis tyrosine autokinase, whose amino-acid sequence MASSSKKEETDLFDLLKELARNWKIMIPCIIVAGIVGVFVAMWIRPVYKVDALLQIESKNNKSMGMTGGLSSLFATTSPAETEIELIKSRQIIGEAVEKMNLQYVATPINKLDRLLHREGRMELSRFEVPWKLLPKDEKKGPWTVKATDSTTYDLYDHHNIKVLSGTVGETYRFPYANDTASIHIYRMDASAGQSFKITKMERLDAIDLFKQAFSIKEKGKKTGILEFSYQDIYPDRATKVLNEIATSYLRQNVEQRNAEAQKTLEFLEKQLPDVKAKLDSSLLKFNTYRNKVGSVDIGAETQLILEKRNKLQQSLLDLQQRKQSAIRLFQPEHPTIKTLEDQENNLKRELANNYAATKRLPNTQQEVLKLTNEVDMSKHLYTNMLNNIQQLKLVSAGEVGSVRIIDFAEEVTKPALPKKKMILAIALFFGFLLGIGITMLKTKFSNGVRDASFIERETGFSVYAKVPKGNPNGTKGTRPLAVVEPDDVAVESIRALRSSLEFSMEEGRSSIIGISGLIPGVGKSFISVNLAALYAGLGKKVLLIDADLRKGRLHKEFGIKRGNGLSQILLGKATVDDVIQSTEVENLYVMQCGTVPPNPSELLGSKHYTSMISELEKIYDLIIVDTPPIMLVTDAALACRVAAQIVMVIEYNKHSIDAIQDGMNQLLKGNSTAHASFVINKYEHGHNDGYGYKYGKY is encoded by the coding sequence ATGGCATCATCTTCTAAAAAAGAAGAAACGGACCTTTTTGATTTGTTAAAAGAGCTGGCGAGGAACTGGAAAATCATGATTCCGTGCATCATTGTCGCCGGAATTGTAGGCGTTTTCGTCGCCATGTGGATTCGCCCCGTCTATAAAGTAGACGCTTTGCTCCAAATTGAATCAAAAAACAACAAAAGCATGGGCATGACAGGCGGACTCAGCAGCCTGTTTGCCACGACAAGCCCCGCCGAAACAGAAATCGAACTTATCAAGAGCCGTCAGATCATTGGCGAAGCCGTCGAAAAGATGAACTTGCAATATGTGGCAACGCCAATCAACAAGCTCGACCGCCTGCTACACCGCGAAGGCCGCATGGAACTCAGCCGATTTGAAGTTCCTTGGAAACTCCTCCCCAAAGACGAAAAGAAAGGACCTTGGACCGTAAAAGCTACAGATAGTACTACGTACGACCTATACGACCACCACAACATTAAAGTTTTATCCGGGACCGTTGGCGAAACATACCGTTTCCCTTACGCAAATGATACAGCAAGCATCCATATTTATCGTATGGATGCATCTGCAGGGCAAAGCTTTAAAATTACCAAGATGGAACGCCTTGACGCAATCGACCTATTCAAGCAAGCTTTCTCCATCAAGGAAAAAGGAAAAAAGACTGGCATCTTGGAATTTAGCTACCAAGATATTTATCCCGACCGCGCGACAAAAGTCCTAAACGAAATCGCCACATCCTATTTAAGGCAGAACGTCGAACAGCGCAATGCTGAAGCCCAAAAGACATTGGAATTCTTGGAAAAGCAGTTGCCCGATGTCAAAGCAAAACTGGATAGTTCTCTCCTGAAGTTCAACACCTACCGCAACAAGGTCGGCTCTGTCGATATCGGTGCCGAAACACAACTTATCCTAGAAAAGCGCAATAAGCTACAGCAAAGCCTGCTTGACCTACAACAAAGAAAGCAAAGCGCCATTCGCTTGTTCCAACCGGAACACCCGACCATCAAGACATTGGAAGACCAGGAAAACAACTTGAAGCGAGAACTCGCCAACAACTATGCCGCCACCAAGAGACTTCCAAACACCCAGCAAGAAGTCCTGAAGCTTACAAACGAAGTGGACATGAGCAAGCACCTGTACACAAACATGCTTAACAACATTCAACAGCTAAAACTCGTTTCCGCCGGTGAAGTCGGCTCCGTGCGCATTATCGACTTTGCAGAAGAAGTAACAAAACCAGCACTGCCGAAGAAAAAAATGATTTTAGCGATAGCACTTTTCTTTGGATTTCTCTTGGGCATCGGTATCACGATGCTTAAAACCAAGTTCAGCAACGGGGTGCGCGACGCAAGCTTTATTGAACGAGAAACAGGATTCAGCGTCTACGCTAAAGTGCCAAAAGGTAATCCTAACGGGACTAAGGGGACAAGACCCCTCGCTGTAGTTGAACCAGATGACGTTGCCGTGGAATCCATCCGCGCATTGCGCAGTTCGCTTGAATTCAGCATGGAAGAAGGCCGCAGCTCAATTATCGGCATCAGCGGCCTCATCCCTGGTGTTGGCAAGAGCTTTATTTCAGTAAACTTGGCGGCACTCTATGCCGGGCTTGGAAAAAAGGTTTTGCTCATCGATGCAGACCTCCGCAAGGGACGCCTGCATAAGGAATTTGGAATCAAGCGCGGCAACGGTCTTTCACAGATCCTTCTGGGTAAAGCCACCGTCGACGATGTGATCCAATCCACGGAAGTTGAAAACCTGTATGTCATGCAATGCGGTACAGTGCCCCCCAACCCATCCGAACTACTCGGTTCTAAGCACTATACCTCAATGATTAGCGAACTAGAAAAGATTTATGATTTGATCATTGTCGACACCCCGCCAATCATGCTCGTTACCGATGCGGCCCTAGCATGCCGCGTTGCTGCTCAAATCGTCATGGTCATCGAATACAACAAACACAGCATCGATGCCATCCAGGACGGAATGAACCAGCTCCTAAAGGGGAACAGCACGGCCCATGCAAGCTTCGTCATCAACAAGTACGAGCATGGCCATAATGACGGATACGGATACAAATACGGGAAATACTGA
- the rplM gene encoding 50S ribosomal protein L13: MKTITVNPKTVSRKWKLVDAADKPMGRVASEVARLLMGKHKAIYSPNVDTGDFVVVINAEKVAVSGNKALQKQYFHHTGHIAGERWINFADLLAKNPTAPLEAAIWGMLPHSALGHKMIKKLKIFAGAEHPFAAQKPEVVEL, translated from the coding sequence ATGAAGACCATTACGGTAAACCCGAAGACTGTCTCCCGCAAGTGGAAGCTTGTGGATGCAGCTGACAAGCCGATGGGACGCGTTGCAAGCGAAGTTGCTCGTCTCCTCATGGGCAAGCACAAGGCCATCTATTCCCCGAACGTCGACACTGGCGACTTCGTGGTTGTCATCAACGCTGAAAAGGTTGCCGTTTCTGGCAACAAGGCTCTCCAGAAGCAGTACTTCCACCACACTGGCCACATCGCCGGTGAACGTTGGATCAACTTTGCCGACCTCTTGGCAAAGAACCCGACTGCTCCGCTCGAAGCTGCCATTTGGGGCATGCTCCCGCACAGCGCTCTTGGCCACAAGATGATCAAGAAGCTCAAGATTTTTGCAGGTGCCGAACATCCGTTCGCTGCCCAGAAACCCGAAGTCGTAGAACTTTAA
- a CDS encoding flavodoxin family protein, with amino-acid sequence MAEKKKILVMVASPKNERSGTLIPTKAFVEGLEQNGDYETEYIFIDRMHIKPCRGCLSCWGREDGSCFMKDDDVPMIREKLINSDIVIWSFPLFLFGVPGQMKVLMDRIVGMVHPYMGQKLKDGANAMGTPLHGLQFQKEGQKIILLSSCAWMDLDVVYEPVRKQFDIILGHEGYTLIACPQMRALDHRGGPRRLNMLREKYRKGGAELATTGKLSQEAIDVMQKPIFSDDAYETLVVEFVTHMFDRDDNF; translated from the coding sequence ATGGCAGAAAAAAAGAAAATCCTCGTAATGGTCGCAAGCCCGAAGAATGAACGCAGTGGCACTCTTATCCCGACGAAGGCATTTGTCGAAGGGTTGGAGCAGAACGGCGACTACGAGACCGAGTACATTTTCATCGACAGAATGCACATCAAGCCGTGCCGCGGCTGTCTCAGCTGCTGGGGTCGTGAGGATGGTTCGTGCTTTATGAAGGACGACGACGTGCCGATGATCCGCGAAAAGCTCATCAATTCTGACATTGTCATCTGGAGCTTTCCATTGTTCCTGTTTGGCGTTCCGGGGCAGATGAAGGTCCTGATGGACCGCATTGTGGGCATGGTGCACCCTTACATGGGGCAAAAGCTCAAGGACGGAGCAAACGCAATGGGCACGCCGTTACACGGTCTCCAGTTCCAGAAGGAAGGGCAAAAGATCATTCTGCTTTCGAGTTGCGCCTGGATGGACCTGGACGTGGTCTACGAGCCGGTCCGCAAGCAGTTCGACATCATCCTCGGGCACGAGGGCTACACGCTTATCGCGTGTCCGCAAATGCGCGCGCTCGACCACCGAGGTGGTCCGCGCCGTTTGAACATGCTCCGCGAAAAGTACCGTAAGGGCGGCGCAGAGCTTGCAACGACAGGCAAGCTTTCGCAAGAAGCTATCGACGTGATGCAAAAACCGATTTTCAGCGACGACGCCTACGAGACGCTTGTCGTGGAGTTCGTAACGCACATGTTTGATAGAGACGATAATTTTTAG
- a CDS encoding glycosyltransferase family 2 protein — protein MNNSALVSIIIPIYKVEKYVQKCIESVLNQDYSNIELILVDDGSPDRSGQIADEYAQKDARVRVIHKHNEGVAVARNVGMDAARGDFVLFVDSDDWISKDHVSHLVSLQKRDDSDMCMTTEYFTQKTDKQTSVEKIETISSEKAATLLLSPKLVVGSYNKLYRRSWLESNRIRQNTNLFSGEGLHFIVTAAQHANHVTISNHKIYYYRRNVQESATTKFNIKMFTNNELSLNLIEKERVANGKDFLNMLSLFRTHLKINGMLALISNSKQNDYPEEFRRWKNEIRKMGIPLLFCRNIPLKSKIRIICVILAPCLWADMAQRKRNRIFKGSV, from the coding sequence TCGAAAAATATGTCCAGAAATGTATAGAATCCGTTCTCAATCAAGATTATAGCAATATCGAACTGATTCTTGTTGATGATGGTTCTCCAGATCGCAGTGGCCAAATCGCCGATGAATATGCACAAAAGGATGCTCGCGTTCGCGTAATCCACAAACACAACGAAGGGGTTGCGGTTGCTAGAAATGTTGGAATGGATGCCGCTCGAGGTGATTTTGTCCTTTTTGTTGATTCCGACGACTGGATTTCCAAAGATCATGTCAGTCATTTGGTGTCTCTGCAAAAAAGAGATGATTCTGACATGTGCATGACTACGGAGTATTTTACCCAAAAGACTGATAAACAGACTTCTGTAGAAAAAATTGAAACGATTTCATCAGAAAAGGCGGCAACATTGCTTTTGTCGCCCAAGCTGGTGGTTGGATCCTACAATAAGCTATATAGAAGAAGCTGGCTTGAATCAAACCGAATTCGACAGAATACGAATCTTTTTTCAGGAGAAGGACTTCATTTCATCGTGACTGCAGCTCAACATGCAAACCACGTAACAATAAGCAACCACAAGATTTACTACTATCGAAGAAATGTACAGGAAAGTGCAACAACGAAGTTCAATATAAAAATGTTTACCAACAACGAACTATCCTTGAATTTAATTGAAAAAGAGAGGGTTGCAAACGGAAAAGACTTCCTAAATATGCTTTCGCTGTTCAGAACGCACCTGAAAATCAACGGCATGCTCGCCCTTATTTCAAATTCAAAACAAAACGACTATCCTGAGGAATTCAGGAGATGGAAAAACGAAATTAGAAAAATGGGTATTCCATTACTGTTTTGCAGAAATATTCCGCTAAAATCCAAGATTCGCATCATTTGTGTCATCTTAGCACCATGTCTATGGGCGGATATGGCTCAACGAAAGCGAAACAGAATTTTCAAGGGTAGTGTTTAA
- a CDS encoding acyltransferase family protein, whose amino-acid sequence MKKKNIAIELMRVISMLMIVAYHWQIHACNDGICSSPVSPNQIFSFLVGSWGTLGVNIFFVISAYFLIKSKNINMEKAFLLVGKVSIYGTAVVLIANSIGIVPFNIITFIKSVLGVFAFQYWFISVYVVLYILHPALNSILESSSEQYLRISLLTIIISTYFVAFASGNLFLGRLACGLCIYLTIGYLEKYPQRNFLRKYGKIAFPVLFLGILGTEIVLSHLGANYSPLFYSCIRRLQDTHSPVMFFTSLCMFYSFVNIQFIENGIILFLGRMSVGAYMIHGGASFIKDILWDKTLSACQYYKLSLFAYGYHYIGSVLLIFAVGILAELIYTNTFERFLKFSYRKLQIIKQRI is encoded by the coding sequence ATGAAAAAAAAGAATATCGCAATAGAATTAATGCGAGTGATATCAATGCTCATGATAGTGGCCTATCATTGGCAAATTCACGCTTGCAACGACGGCATATGTAGTTCTCCTGTTTCTCCTAATCAAATTTTTTCATTCCTTGTCGGTTCATGGGGAACTCTTGGCGTCAATATTTTTTTCGTCATTTCTGCCTATTTTCTTATCAAAAGCAAAAACATCAACATGGAAAAAGCCTTTTTGCTGGTGGGGAAAGTTTCTATTTACGGAACCGCAGTTGTCCTCATAGCAAATAGCATCGGAATTGTCCCATTTAACATAATTACTTTTATAAAATCTGTACTAGGAGTATTTGCATTCCAATATTGGTTTATTTCTGTATATGTTGTGTTATACATCCTACACCCGGCATTGAATTCTATTCTGGAATCATCCTCAGAGCAATATCTGAGAATAAGTCTCCTGACCATTATAATATCTACATATTTCGTTGCTTTTGCTTCTGGAAATCTGTTTTTGGGACGATTAGCTTGTGGATTGTGCATATATCTGACTATTGGGTATCTTGAGAAATATCCACAAAGGAACTTCTTGCGAAAATACGGGAAAATCGCATTTCCTGTCTTATTTTTAGGCATATTAGGAACAGAAATTGTACTATCCCACTTAGGAGCCAACTACAGCCCTTTATTTTATTCGTGCATCAGACGTTTGCAAGATACACATTCCCCTGTTATGTTTTTTACGAGCTTATGCATGTTCTATTCTTTTGTAAACATTCAATTCATAGAGAACGGAATCATTCTTTTCCTTGGAAGAATGTCCGTCGGAGCTTATATGATTCATGGCGGAGCCTCATTCATAAAAGACATCCTATGGGACAAAACGCTAAGCGCATGTCAATACTATAAGCTTTCTCTATTTGCTTATGGCTACCATTACATTGGTTCCGTATTACTCATATTCGCTGTTGGTATACTAGCTGAGCTAATTTACACAAATACATTTGAAAGGTTTCTTAAGTTTTCGTATCGAAAACTACAAATCATTAAACAAAGAATCTAA